A stretch of DNA from Bradyrhizobium algeriense:
TCACGCGTCTGAGGCTGCGAGCGGAAAGGATTGCCGATCAAAGCTTGCGCGAAAGCATGCTGCGCGAGATCGAGCAAATCAGCCACATGCTGAACGAGACGTTGGATTATCTCCGCCATGACGCAAGATCCGAGGTAATGTCACGCGTCGATCTGCCCAGCCTTCTGCAAACTGTCTGTGCCGATTTCGCCGATGTGGGCCATAACGTTTCCTATGAGGGACCGGGTCGGCTCACTTGGACGTGTAGACCGGCCACTCTCACGCGCGCGATCAGCAATATCGTTGCGAACGGTGTGAAGCACGGCTCGTTCGTCACTGTGAACCTGAGAACCCGTGACGATGGGACAGCAGAAATTGACATATCTGACGACGGACCTGGCATCCCGGCCGCTCTCCGAACCAAGGTCTTCGAACCTTTTTTCAAGGGTGATGACGCGCGCGCACTCGCGGGGGATGGTTTCGGTCTTGGGCTTTCTATTGCGCGCGATGCCGTGAGCGGGCACCGCGGTGAGATCAGCCTGCTCCAGCGGCTTCCGACTGGCTTGATAGTTCGAATCCAGATCCCGCGAGCAGATGAGAACGAACCTGCGCGCGAGCGAAGTGTCCTCAATGCCCAGAGTGATTGCCCACAACGAGGAGCAGCACAGGAGCAGCCGGCCAATAGCGGGTCTTGCCCGCCGAGTTGCTGTAAGGTGAGCGATCGACCCTCGCCGGGAATTTCTTCGCTGTGCGCGGTGCTCCGGTCAGCGTATTGCCGAAGACCATGTCGCCGCCGAAGTAAAGCGGAGCGCCTAGTCGATCTGACCAGACGACACAGGAGTTTGCCGGCAAGCCGTGGGCCTCACCGGGCGTCACCGCGAACCGGATCGGCAGGCCGTTGGTATAAACCAGCGCTTGAATCTTTACTGGTCAACCTGCCCGTGACCGTACTGCCTACTGTTCCGTTGACGCACGCTCCGCGCTGATGCGGCTGGCTCCCAGTTTGGGAGCTTGAATCACAGGCGTCCCGCCAAGGCTGCGCTGCAGACCCTTTTCGGCCAAAACTCAATTGTCCTGCCAAAACTTGGTGAGACATCAGACAAACAGATTCCTGATCTCGGACGCCTGAAAGAGCATTATTGTTTAGGAAGGACTATATTGTTTAAGAAGAACTATATTGTCTCCAGACAGTTCTCGCTGTCGACGAGCCTCGATACGATCGGTCCGATCGCCCTGGGGGTCGCGGACTGCTTCGTGGCGGATCAGGTGCTTTCGGGGGAAGGCGTGCCGTCGCGACCGCGGGTAGCCTCTCCCAACACCTTCCGTCTCATTGTGGCCCGCGGTCGCCTGTTTCATCGCTGCGAGCCCGAAGTGCTCAACGCGTTTGAGAGTACCGTAGAGCGGCTTCGATCATATGGCTTGCAGATCGACGATGGATCGATCGAGGCTGCTCTCGATAATGTCGCAGGGATCGACAAGATCGGCACGTTTCCGTCCATCAAGGTCGGTGCGACGCTGCGTAGCCTCGGGATATCGACGCTCGATGGGGTCGATCCGAAAACCCGCGTTCGCATCGAAGCGGGCGCCAGCATCCTCGCTGTTGACTATGTGCGCATGGCGCGGCTCCGGCACGCTGCCATCCGTTCCTTTGAACAGTCTTTCACCGAGAATGAAGTTTTCATTCTGCCGACGACGCCAATCCGTGCGCCGTTTCTGTCATCGGTGGAGGAGGACAGCGCGTTCCATGAGTTCAATGGACTGGTACTTCGCAATCCACGCGTCGCCAACATGCTCGATTGTCCGTCGATCTCGTTGCCGTTATCGCTCGACGGTCTTTCCGCCGGGTTGATGCTGATCGGCCGCAGGAACGCAGACCGGCGCTTGCTGGAGATTGCGTCTAGTGTGGAGACGCTGCTGCGAGGCTATTCGCATGCTGTTTAAGCTTTTCGCGCGAATGGGCCGCCGAATCCACGATCGAGTGGAAAGACCCTAGCAAGATCGCATGTGGAGCGTGGCCGCGACATCGTCGCCGTTGAGCGTTGTACCGCTGATCCCGTGCCGAATTGTGATCTCGTCGTCGATGCCACCGGCAGGATCGTGCTCCCAGGGCTTGTCAATGCCCATACGCATCTCTGCATGGTGTTCGGCCGCACGATCGGTCCGGAACGCCGCCTCCTCGAGTGGCTCGATCTCCTGATGCCGATGATGGCCGCGATGGACGAGGAGGCGCTCTACGTCGCGGAACTGGATTGATCGCCTAGCGCTTTTCGGACCTCATCGCTAAATTCGGGCGACAAGATCGCGCCAGCGGATTGGATACTAGGCTCAAGCTCGCTTACAAGTTCCTTTGCATGCGTTTTTCTTGAGCCTCCTTTCGGTTTACGTTCCTGGGCGGCTCGATCAGCCCAAGACGACCATAGATGCTGTGCGGCATAGGCGCGCCATGGCCGCCAAGCCTCCGCGCGCGTTAGCAACTCTGTTGGAGTTGGGCGCCGCCCCGTCGAGTCCTCCATCGCGCGCATCAGGCCGATATCTGCTGCCGGAAAGGCATCCGGTTCACGAAGCTCACGCATCGCGATGTACTGGGCTGTCCATTCGCCGACACCAGCGAGGGATCGAAGCTGCACGATCGCTTCGTCGAGACTTCGACGCGCACCAAAGATCTTGGGGTCGGCGACAACGGCATTGGCGAGGGCCGCCAGCGCGGCAATCCGCTTCCTTGGCATTCCAAGATGCGAAAGATCCGATTCCGCAATCCGCTTCGGACGCGGGAACACATGGGTCAGTTCGGGAAAGTCGGCATGCCTCGTCTTCAGCGGCTTACCGTGAGCGGCAACCAGCTTGCCCGCAAGCGTGATTCCGGCAGTCACGGTAACTTGTTGGCCGAGCAGGGCCCGCACCGCAAGCTCAAAGCCGTCCCAAGCGCCTGGCACACGCAGCCCCGGCCGCGCCTTAATCATGGCCGCGAGCGCGGGGTCCTTGGTGAGATGCGACTCGATCGCCGCGGGATCAGCAGCCAAATCGAACACGCGCCGCAAGCGCGCGATGATAGCGGGAAGCGCTGACAGTTTCGGAAACCTGACCATGGCCTCAAGCGCATTCTCGCCGGTGGGC
This window harbors:
- a CDS encoding ATP-binding protein; this encodes MQFPDRLIPRSITTQITSIVAVSVVLGVVLTVTMLLFFGIRDGPSAVAGRIANITRLVRSAASPTEVGVIIAATQRSGIDVRYVALADLEASPPNAKLPVLSGLIAHQLESSQNIEVIADSRYPAGPAYQLVVKMDDRAALIFAASPGTSAYSFLLAPTTLTLTTVLVFVLFLSIYAVRWIIAPLSAVVAAAQSFGRSPDSNHAVNRPAPREIAQVADALNEMQIRIRNLLDDRTRMLAAISHDLRTPLTRLRLRAERIADQSLRESMLREIEQISHMLNETLDYLRHDARSEVMSRVDLPSLLQTVCADFADVGHNVSYEGPGRLTWTCRPATLTRAISNIVANGVKHGSFVTVNLRTRDDGTAEIDISDDGPGIPAALRTKVFEPFFKGDDARALAGDGFGLGLSIARDAVSGHRGEISLLQRLPTGLIVRIQIPRADENEPARERSVLNAQSDCPQRGAAQEQPANSGSCPPSCCKVSDRPSPGISSLCAVLRSAYCRRPCRRRSKAERLVDLTRRHRSLPASRGPHRASPRTGSAGRWYKPALESLLVNLPVTVLPTVPLTHAPR
- a CDS encoding AlkA N-terminal domain-containing protein, giving the protein MDLNHDACYRAISTRDVRFDGRLFIGVKTTGIYCRPICPARVPKKENVTFYSTAASAHEAGFRPCLRCRPEAAPDLAAWQGTSSTVSRALSLIEGGAMDDGDVVALADRLGVGERQLRRLFRRHLGASPITVAQTRRVLLAKQLIHETSLPMTEVALASGFGSVRRFNQTFQQLYGRAPSALRRSRAPDVSLDAAGSVTIRLRYRPPYDWSAMLGFLRLRSIPGIETVAGDAYARAIELDGAQGIIVVRPTGENALEAMVRFPKLSALPAIIARLRRVFDLAADPAAIESHLTKDPALAAMIKARPGLRVPGAWDGFELAVRALLGQQVTVTAGITLAGKLVAAHGKPLKTRHADFPELTHVFPRPKRIAESDLSHLGMPRKRIAALAALANAVVADPKIFGARRSLDEAIVQLRSLAGVGEWTAQYIAMRELREPDAFPAADIGLMRAMEDSTGRRPTPTELLTRAEAWRPWRAYAAQHLWSSWADRAAQERKPKGGSRKTHAKELVSELEPSIQSAGAILSPEFSDEVRKALGDQSSSAT
- a CDS encoding amidase family protein; the protein is MFKKNYIVSRQFSLSTSLDTIGPIALGVADCFVADQVLSGEGVPSRPRVASPNTFRLIVARGRLFHRCEPEVLNAFESTVERLRSYGLQIDDGSIEAALDNVAGIDKIGTFPSIKVGATLRSLGISTLDGVDPKTRVRIEAGASILAVDYVRMARLRHAAIRSFEQSFTENEVFILPTTPIRAPFLSSVEEDSAFHEFNGLVLRNPRVANMLDCPSISLPLSLDGLSAGLMLIGRRNADRRLLEIASSVETLLRGYSHAV
- a CDS encoding amidohydrolase family protein produces the protein MPNCDLVVDATGRIVLPGLVNAHTHLCMVFGRTIGPERRLLEWLDLLMPMMAAMDEEALYVAELD